From Candidatus Methylomirabilota bacterium:
CTCGGGGAAGCACGGCAGCGAGAGGACCTCACGAGCCGCCCGCCATGCCTGGGGCCACCGGCGCTCGTCGGCCGCGCCGAACATCGGCTGCCCGGGAACGGGAATCGGATAGTGCACCGCCGTGCCCACGCCGAGCTCCCCCAGGGCCTTGGCCAGCGCATCGCGCTGGCCGTGACGGATCGTGAACAGATGGTAGACGTGGCGAGCGTCCGGCCGCTCGACCGGGAGCCCGGCCACGCTCGGCCCCAGCAGGGTCCGGTAGCGGGCGGCCAGGCTCCGTCGCGCCTCCGTCCAGGCGGCGAGCCGCGGCAGCTTCACCCGGAGGAGCGCCGCCTGGAGCTCGTCCAGGCGGCTCGCGAACCCGAGCTCCACGTGTCGGTAGCGGCCACCATCGCCGTGATGACGCAGTCGCCGGACGTGCTGGGCGATGTCGTCGCGCTCGGTGAGGACCATGCCGGCGTCGCCGCAAGCGCCGAGGTTCTTGGTCGGGTAGAAGGACAGGCAGGCGGCATCGCCCCACGCCCCGACCGGCCGCCCCTTCCAGGTCGCGCCCACGGCCTGCGCCGCGTCCTCCACGACGGCCAGACGGTGATCGCGGGCCAA
This genomic window contains:
- a CDS encoding DegT/DnrJ/EryC1/StrS family aminotransferase, with the protein product MIPFVDLARQHQALRDELTAAVSRVLDSARFILGPEGEALEREVAALSGVRHAVGVASGTDALRLALAAVGVGPGDEVLTPAFSFVASASTIVMVGATPVFVDIDPDTFTLDVEAAARAITPRTRAIMPVHLYGQPAAMDRVVALARDHRLAVVEDAAQAVGATWKGRPVGAWGDAACLSFYPTKNLGACGDAGMVLTERDDIAQHVRRLRHHGDGGRYRHVELGFASRLDELQAALLRVKLPRLAAWTEARRSLAARYRTLLGPSVAGLPVERPDARHVYHLFTIRHGQRDALAKALGELGVGTAVHYPIPVPGQPMFGAADERRWPQAWRAAREVLSLPCFPELTDDECEAVAGAVRRACQSL